The segment ttcctattttattcaTTATGTAGTCTGAGCCTTCCATCTTCAAAGGCTATCATGGAAGTGGAAGGGGTTCCTAAAAAGGATAAAGACAGCAAAAGATACAGAACAGCTTCTGTATGAGAAATAACTAAAACGTCAGTGTCATGAAGAGTGTGAAAAGGGATTGATAGCTCATCATCCCTTTCCATACAACTAGAAGGCATCAGTGAAGTCAGCAGATGGCACGTTCTGAGTAAATTAAAGGAGGCCCCTGAGCACTTTTACAAGACAAAGCTGTGGCATTTCTCATCACGGTACTCGTGGCAGAGTTGCTCTGTCCCTGGCattcctgctcccagccagccTACCCCATTCTCCAGCCACGTCGTTCCTTGGTCACATCTGCTGAACAGTTAAAATCTCTATATCCCCTTCATTTTATGCAGTGTGTAGTTAATTTGTGAAACTCATAGCTGCTGCATGATATTGATGCTAAAATATTTACCTATGTTAAAAAGAGATGAGTGCAAATTCACTGAAGGGGAAGTCTGTCAAGGGTTAGCATTAACAAGGATACCAAGAGTACTTCAGGGTGAGGGAGACACCTAGAGGATGGAGAATGTGTTTTGAACAAATGTTGATGTATCGTTACTGTATTTCGAAGCACTTACCAAAGTCAGTTTCTGTCAGAAACAGATTACAAGATTGGTTGGCTGACTAACATGAATAACTCGGTATTCATAGGAGCTATGGTAGCTCAGGAGCCTTTGTGGTCACTTCTCTGATTCCTAAGAGCTCTAAAGGACATTCTCAAATGTAAAGTAGTCAAACAGTTGTTGCCATTCTGTGTAACGTGCCCCATATCAATCATGCAACCTTGGAGCAGTCAAATGTAGTTTTCCAATCATCTCTTACCATTCTgacaaaactttatttaaaaagttggTGTGGGATGTCTGATCAAACACAGTGCACAATCAAGTGTATATGGGGCAGTATGTTTTTGATAGTTAATTTATGTAAATTGCTAGTATGTCCcactttaaaatcattttagtaaattaaatatttcaactgTAGGCGGTCTTGGCCTTGGCAGTTTTGAAGCGTGCCTTATTACGGAAGAGTTAGCTTATGGATGCACAGGGGTTCAAACTGCCATTGAAGCAAATTCCCTAGGGGTAAGTTCTGTCATTTCTTACCTCCTTTAAACTGAAGTCTGTGCgttttaaaaaagcagattaatagtataaatattttctttcagcaaatgCCAGTAATCATTGCAGGAAAtgagcagcaacagaaaaaatacttgGGAAGAATGACAGAAGAACCAATGATGTGTGTAAGTATAACTTATACACTGTAGAATGTTCCTAACCCACATTCATCGGTATTAGTCattttttggaagaaagcagTGGTATCTACTTAAATTTTAGCCTATTTTTGCTTGTAAATACACTGTGTCATTTCTTCAAAGTCAAGGAGTAGTAAATTTGATGCAAACAGTGAGAAAATAGAAGATATTACCTGGAAAACCATCCTAAtcacttaccaaaaaaaaaaatcatttccctTTCAGGAGATTGTTTAGCTGGGGTcatttagcttggagaagagaaggctcaggggagaccttattgtactttacaattgccttaaaggaggttgtagtgaggtggggattgggcacttctcccaagcaccaagtgataagacagGGAAGATGActtcaagttgcaccaggggacgTTTAGGTTGGAcataggagaaatttctttactgaaaaggttgtGTGGCATaagaataggctgcccagggaagtagttgagtcaccatcccagaaggtcttcaagaaatgtgtagatacAGAATTTAGCATGGTTTAGCTGTGGActtcagtactaggttaaaggctGGACCAGATGtccttagaggtcttttcctacCTGAACAATTACAagcttctgtgattctaagaagAGGTGTGGGAGTTTAAAAGAGATATGACATGAGCAGTACTTgttacagagaaagaaagagtcATGTGCAATGCATTACAACCTGAATAACTAAGCCCCATAAAATGAAGAACACAGTAGGTATAAAATGTTACACTGTACTCTTATTTGCAAATTTTAAAGATCCTCAGCTTTTACATCAGTTTGTGAAGTATGAGGAATTGATGACTTAAGAGttacaaaatgtttctgtttatcATGTTTATCTGGTGTACGAAAGGCtcaacatgagtcagcagtccatgcttgcagcccaaaaGGCCAAATACATCCTGGGCTGCAACAAAAGAGGTGTGAGCAGCAGGTCGAGcgaggtgattgtccccctctgctctgcccttgtcaGACTCCACCTCGAGTACTGCATACAGGTTTGAGGCccccaaaacaggaaaaatgtggacctgttagaaagagtccagaggagggccacaaagatgatcagagagctggaccacctctcctgtgaggagaggctgagagagctggggatgttcagcctggagaagagaaggctccctCATTGTGGCCTGTGTATTGAAATACTGAAAGGGTTCTTCTAAAAAGGCTGGAGAGAGACTCTTTGCTCACTCAGATAATACAGGATGAGGAGTgatgttttaaactaaaagaggggataTTTATGTTAGAGGTTAGGataaaattcttcactcaaaggGTGAAGaaaacctgatctagtgagtggcatccctgcctgtggcaggagGGTTGCAATTAGATggtccttaaggtcccttccagcccaaaccattctatgatcattaaaaattatttaaaatatgcatttattagGAAAATTAACCCATATTTGCTTTGACAGTTGTTgctttttggtggtggtagggTATTTTGTATATGATTTTAGGGTTTACTATGTGGTTTTGGTGCACATAGTCTGCAATAATATGGTTCCTaaagaaagaacttttttcctcaagattttatattttatttttttctaggctTACTGCGTAACAGAGCCTGGAGCAGGCTCCGATGTGGCTGGTATAAAAACAAAGGCTGAGAAGAAAGGAGATGAATATGTTATTAATGGACAGAAAATGTGGATAACAAATGGTGGGAAAGCAAACTGGTGTGTTAACAGTTGACTCATCCTACATTTTCTATTATTCTGTTCTatactggctttttttttccccaaagttaGATATTAGTGTTTCTTTAAAGTTCTCTTGTAAATCCAAGTCTTCATTATGTTTCACCCCAATACAATTTTGCATCTGTGATTAGTGTATCAGCATAAGTATAAGACTCTCAGGGCTGTGCAAAgcttaaaaaggaaattaagtgaTGATATGGCAACTATACATTCAAGCATACCTCTTAAACCTTGAAGCtaccaaacaaaataatattgctttttcttcaagGGAGGACAGCAGGAGTGTGATTTAACTTGCAAAATACTCAGGAAGCCCATATTACCAGCTACTTTACTTTGAAGGTGCAGTGATCAAGATCACATGCTATTGATTCTGTTCAAAACATCTCTCACTTTTAGTGAAGCTAGAAACACTCACAGAATCACTCTTGGATTGTCgtgttacattttattttcataaggGAAGACATTTTCTAACAGTCAAAGAATCCAGATATTGCTGTGTTGGTGTGTCTGTGGAGCATGCTTGACAATATAGACCTCTTTTCATCATGTCTCACATAATACCATACTCATCCCCAACACATAAATTGTCTTAATTTAAGTGAAAAAGCTGTGTGCATTCATTCATAAAGCTgaattttctaattatttatttccttgttcAAGGCAGAACTATCAAAGAGAATGTACCAGCTACATGTATCTTTTGACATTACCGAACACCATGAATGTGATTTACAGCTGTTTAATTTCTAATTGAAATACTTATTTACAACTTAGAAGAATAACATTAAGATCTTTGAAATCAGGTgataatattttctgtgcaaCACTGTATCTCCtaagaattcatttttaaatatgtgatgTGACAGGTTTCTTTTTTACTGTTCATGAAACTGATAATACCATAAAGACTTAAAGTAAGTGGAAAAGGTGGAGAATCTTTGCATGTTTATATTAAGTAATTTTATTAAATCTTGAATGTTGCAGTAAGAGATGCAGTGACACTTCTCTCCGTTGCACACTGTCGGTTTATTTCTGTAAGGGGCAAGAAGAATGGATTGTTAATTTTCTGATAGATTTATTACATGCTAGAGACactaaatatatagatatacacacacattGTTAATTGTGAGGATAAACTGAGTTTCCACCACTTTGTTTTACACTAGGTACTTCTTGCTTGCTCGTACCGATCCAGATCCAAAAGTTCCTGCAAGCAAAGCTTTTACTGGATTCATTGTGGAGGCAGATAGCCCTGGAATCCAAATTGGAAGAAAGGTAAAGAAAGTATCTCTTACTTGACAAACCAGGGGTTATTATTTGTTTCTAAATCAAATCACAACAAATtgcaattaaagaaaacatgttaCACAACTGAACGTTTTCACATtgtcatcttttcattttcacaacATAAACTATTCATAAGACATAATTTTACTCAGTCAGATAAAGAATTATTCAGAGTGGATTAAAGGAAAATGACTTTGAATAGCtgcaaaaaaatcttttgagaaCCATTTTATTGATCAATGCCAGTAGATGAGAAATACGCCATAAAAAATAAGGTGGACGGTTTTAACCATAATTACACAGTGAGCTTTAATTTTAGCTACTGCTTAAGGAAGGTTCTCGAGGTTCTGGTGCAAAttaaataggggaaaaaaagggaaggaatctgaaaacttgaaaactccattttatttttttgtgcatgtgtttctgttacagttatttttttctactgccTGCATACtagtttctttactttttcctttcccacctCAAATGATAACAGTTGAACTTGAGAAAGACCACGTGAGTGATTGCAGCTACAGAATCAATTTTATATAGGCGTAAGATAAACTGCCCAGCTTAGACAAATAAAGGGCATGCTGGTCTGTAAATGCAGAACTACTATTTGTCACGTATATGGTAATTCTTAGATGAAATTGAAGTGtctgggaggagctggaggggagaAGCTTACCTTATGCTTTGAGTAAACTAAGGCAAGATGATGTGTTGTACCTTGGAAAAATCCAAGTTAGTTGGCACCTCCgtaaatttctcttttcaggAAATGAATATGGGTCAACGCTGCTCAGATACAAGAGGTATTGTCTTTGAAGATGTGAGAGTCCcgaaagaaaatgtattaatagctgagggagctggcttTAAAATCGCAATGGGAGCTTTTGATAAGACCAGACCACCTGTAagtatcaaaaataatttatttataaaatgtaataggaatttttttgtttttattctgtgctgTATTTAATTCAGGTAGCAGCTGGTGCTGTTGGGTTAGCAAAAAGAGCACTCGATGAAGCTACTAAATACGCTTTGGAGAGAAAAACCTTTGGGAAAGTGATTGCTGAAGTAagttaatgacatttttattcataCATATTCACTTATATAAGCTATGTTTTCACATCAGTACAGTAGATGTACTACTAGTGAATTTTCAGGTTTGTTCCTTGATTTTTAGGATATGAGTTACTGTATCTCTGCCATTGCTTAGGTTCTCAAATACGTAGGTCAGTGACATCAAAATAAATCTAGCCATGCAGTTACTCCAGGAATTCTTCTAAACTCTCAAGACATACGTAAGTTCTTCAATACTAAAAAATAGTGATTTTCACGCAAGGTATAAGCTTCTCTGAGCTATATGAAACAATACACAGTATTAATAAAAACTTAGAATATGTTACCAACCACACCATTTAccagttttaaagaaatttaaataaacagcTAGCTAAATAAGATGTCATAAATACTGAAACACAACTTCATAATTCAGTACTTAATCCCTGTGACTAAATGAATTTTAGAATGAAAACCTTAGAAGTCTAATTCAACACAGAATTATGACAGCTTGATCCATATTCTGTAGAACTCATCTTGTACAATTTACGTTGTTGAAGGTATTAGTGTATAAAAAAGATTATATTCTTTTTGGATGTCACAGAATCTTAAGCAGGCAATGTTAATCTAGTGTATTTCATCATTCATAGCACCAAGCAGTGTCATTCATGCTTGCTGAAATGGCAATGAAAGTGGAACTTGCTAGGATGGCTTACCAAAGAGCTGCATGGGAAGTTGATGCTGGCCGCAGAAATACCTACTATGCTTCCATTGCAAAGGCATTTGCTGGTGACATTGCAAACCAAGTAGCTACAGATGCGGTGCAGATTTTTGGAGGAAATGGATTTAATACTGAATATCCTGTAGAAAAACTAATGAGGGATGCTAAAATCTACCAGGTAAGTAAAAGAGAATGTGATTTCTACAATAATGCCTAAATTTTATATAGAAATACCTAATGGCTACTTATTTCAAATCTTGATATACACATATGACATAATTTTTTAGAATGACAGTAAGTAtccttcaatttaaaaaaagggaaactCAAATTGGGCAAATTCTTGCATACTATGCACTAGATCAACAGCTTAACCTACATGTAACAAATAAATTtaatggtgtgtttttttccgTATATGGTAACTCTGAAATTCTTAGGCTCTTCTTCATTTGGAATCTTCTTCATTTTGGAATCAAACACTGTAGAAAACACTACTCAAAGTACCAATACTTCCTCTGGTATTCTATAAGTAGGTGTAGTTTATGTATGATGCTGTTCTTGAAAACCTTCGGTGCTGGAAATTCTCTGATTTTCCATATGTATCATAGACTGGTGCCTGCCTATAGTTTAGCTTTTCCTTCAGCCTGATACCTAGTTCAAATAACAGTTATTGCAAATCATCTCCTTTTACTCCTCAGATCCAAAGACAGTATGCAGAACAACTGATTGGTAATGACATTTTAGGAGCTTCTCACGTTTCTCTTATTTTAGTCTAAAGAGAACACTACAGCGGCTTCTTCACCTTTTTCCTCATCAGTCATGCtgaatgacttttttatttttattttttccttttctgtttccagtcTCTTCATTGCTTCTGGCTGTACTCTAAACCTTATGTTTGAAACTTTGGTAGCATAACCCAGGCAGAATATTTCAGTTGATATATCACCAGCATTGAGTGTCATGGACTATATCGTGGTCTTGCATATGTTGTATTAACAGAATTATGACACAATCTGGAACGATTGGCCTGTTTttaacaacaaaccaaacctgTACTTACTCATGTTTAGCCTGTAGTCACCCATAATTCCCAGGTTTTTCTGCATTATTACTGCTGAGAAATTATTCCATGTTATGTCATAATTCTTGTCTTGGGATATATTATGCTGCAGTTCTTCATTCAgcaagaatgttttaattatgcTCAGCAGAACCAGTAATCTTTTCACCTCTTTCTGATAGTAATAGTGGCTAGGTAAAACTTATCAGAATAGGTATCAAGAAATGCATGTGAACCATAATCTGAAAGGTTAGTTAGTTATAACAGTTGTCGTTCTTAAGATCCTATTAGTTAGCATTTCTCTTATAGCtgactttaaaatgaaaactatgATTCTCCCTAGCcaatattttggttttctctgTTTAAGGAAAGACAGCTACTACTTTGGAGTCTAAAGGTCCTTAGTACTAATTGCAGTCCTGCAAGCAAGATGAATGAGTAATACAATTTTACTTTGGGCATTTTTTCTGTCAGGTTCTATGTTTTTCTAGAGAAAGATGTGAGGGTTGGAAGCTTATTTAAAAGTTAAGATTAATTTTACAGAATTCTAGTTATTCAGATCTTCTATTATACTGATCCATCACAGGTGCATGTCAAGGTAGACTTTTCTAATTGTTCAGTCTAATAAGATTTAgtattaatttttgttgtttttctgcttcccttcttcccttaaAAGAATACAAGGAAGGATTTTGTCTTTAGAATAATTTTGCCCATGTCTCTTGATTATGCTTTACTATATTACGGCCCAATTCCACATGGTACATGCTTTTGGCCATGGGTTTCATGtataaaacttcattttccacttgttcttttcttccataTATTTGATATTTCTCAGTATTACACAGTTCTACTACTTCCCTTCAGTTGAAGGTGGTGCTTGAAGCTGCTTCCCTTGCTTATAAGCCAAAACctcttttgcatttatttaagcAGACTGAGAGTTTTGATGTCTTTACACTTGAGTTCCATGGCTGTCTTCATCAGCAAGTAATTTAGTACAATAGGAGGAGATTAGCAGATTGCAGGAATAGCTGCTGAATGCCCTCCAGCTACACTATATCCAGTTTGGAGAGGCTAAGTTCACAGCATGCCCGTTTGGTTACTTGGACTGAATGTCCCCATTATGTGTGTAATTGTAAAGGCTTGTAAGTTGTAAACAAATCTGTAAATTGTTATAGGCCTAGACAATTTTGGCTTCATTAGGATTTGGACCGTATGTGGTGTATAGAGGGAGTAGAGTTTCCAGTTAAGTTTGCTCTAAAAAGCACCTACTTTCACCAAACTAAATCTGCTCTATAACCTGGATCATTGTAGGGTAAGCAGCAGCAGTCCGATGATTCACTTTGAGAATGAAAAGTTTCCTCTGAAGCAAAAAACTAATGTGACTGCAGGTTATAGTGGTTCTATTTCCAAAAAGCTTTGTAAGGTTCTTGAGAATACTGTCCCTATTTTATGACTGCAGAAAGTGAATTTACCTGAATTTGAGCAACTCGTCAAACCAAGTTCTGGCAGACCTGGGAACTGAAACACTTGAATCCCTAAGCTGTGTTACTTCCACCCTCAAATCCTGTTGCAGTATATCTGTGGAGCATAGAGTCTTCTTACTGCATTAGAGCTTCATATATACAGTGTTTTGCATCTCTGTCTTTCCTGCCATCAAGCCATGTAAAACGGGGATAATGCAGAATGTTTCTAGAAGACGATGCAAGAATGTAAGGttaaagaacaggaaaaaagggaTACTGTATTGGAGAGAGTACTAGTTagcaagaagaaatggaagTAAATGAATCAAAGCAAATGCTTGATGTGACATTGAAAGGCTAGACAACAAAAGTACAACACTCAGCACAAGTCATCTTCTCTTCACCCATTGTTTTAAAACCTAGTTTGTAAAACCTAAactatgtattttctttctcagataACACGTTTTCTTGATCTTTTTTGGCTCCCTATGTCTATTTGCCTGAGAAAATTATTGAATTTAGATGAGAGGATATGAGACTGTCTCTCAGTATCTTgtgtatgatttattttatttagccaAATGTAGCTACTTAGTCACATTGGAATTTTTCAGTTCTATTTTTCTTGGATTTAACATTCCAATCCACACTGTAATCTAGTATACTAAGGAGGTTTAAAAGTGTATAAAGATCAATTTAAACCTTTTTAAGAATGATCATCTAACATTGTTGTAATTCTTCTTTTCAGATTTATGAGGGAACTGCTCAGATTCAAAGGATGATCATAGCTCGTGAACATATTAGCAAATTTAAGGCTTAAAGAAATGTGTGTGGCACTATGGTAGTATTCTGTGTTCTCATGGAAGAGGATTTTAGTGTGTTTCTCAATACAATGGaaaatttgtggaaaaaaagtccttttccttaaaaatctttttattgaaTACGTTATTAAACACTACTTCTTCCCATCCACTCCCGCTGAATTCCAAAGTGATTGATTGTTGTCTTTCCCCACTTAATCATTTTCACTCAAATATTTAGCctttgatgggggaagggaaaaaaccTTCCCTATAAAATTTAtagatttatttgattttaaaagttaccaaaattcagattttttttattttttttggtcagtgAAGGCATTCAGCATGTGGAAATTCAGCATGAGGAATGAAATACGGAGAGTTTCTGTATTGTTTATAATGATACAGATTTATTCCGTCTCTTTTATCATTGGCATTTGGATGGATATCAAATCAATAAATCTCAGGGAAATAGTTACTTACAAATGCTATTCTAATTCCTCAGGAATACCATGTTGCAGCAGATTGTCTCTAGGTCACCTAGAGctagctgaaaataaatacGCTAACATGTTGGTTTTGTTGGCCTTTagaaattcatatttaaaaaaaaaaaagaaaatctctggACCATTTGAAAGCATGTATTATCATAAATTAGAACACACTGCactattatttttctcagagaCAGGATTACTATTTGTAGTTTGTCTATATTTTATGTGTGTCCCTGAAGCAATATGAACAAAACCTACTTCTTGTTTTCAAAAGACACAGCATAATAGGgcttattttcaatttcttaaCCACGTTATTCACCTAAatccagcactgaaaaaaatgtcattgaaaGCCTTTATCTCTGTTCTTCAAAGAAACCTGTTGTGTTCATGAAGAAAATACTTGTGCCTTCTCCTGTGCAAGACGTCTGCGTTACAGTTGGGTGTTATGGACAGCTTTtggtaaaaataattatgtggTTTTGTTATAGCATAAATAAGAATGATTGTtcaatttttaactttttaattttaaccaaTGCCACATAGAATAACCTCTAGGAAACATTgccatattttcatttataatatATCTATTCTAAATTTGAATATTACTCCAAAAATCCAAGtacaaaaagggcaagaaacgAGAACCTCACAACACAACGTTT is part of the Anas acuta chromosome W, bAnaAcu1.1, whole genome shotgun sequence genome and harbors:
- the ACADM gene encoding medium-chain specific acyl-CoA dehydrogenase, mitochondrial, which codes for MSAFGATRRMLQTIAGLGWRSHSSKPAQNVHTGKLGAGFSFELTDEQKEFQATARKFALEEIIPVAAQYDKTGEYPLPLIKRAWELGLINSHIPESCGGLGLGSFEACLITEELAYGCTGVQTAIEANSLGQMPVIIAGNEQQQKKYLGRMTEEPMMCAYCVTEPGAGSDVAGIKTKAEKKGDEYVINGQKMWITNGGKANWYFLLARTDPDPKVPASKAFTGFIVEADSPGIQIGRKEMNMGQRCSDTRGIVFEDVRVPKENVLIAEGAGFKIAMGAFDKTRPPVAAGAVGLAKRALDEATKYALERKTFGKVIAEHQAVSFMLAEMAMKVELARMAYQRAAWEVDAGRRNTYYASIAKAFAGDIANQVATDAVQIFGGNGFNTEYPVEKLMRDAKIYQIYEGTAQIQRMIIAREHISKFKA